The DNA segment AGATCTATTAGAGATTCTGTCTATCAGAgcttatttttattctttttgtcaAAGTGAAATCTAACTTATGGTTAATATCTGACAGTTAatatacatttttctgtggcAGCAAATATACATAAGTTGAGCCCAAAGGTAAGATTTTGATCAGTGATTCACAACTAGGGGTATTTCTACAGTTCACCATGGGGTACATAGAAAAATTGTGGAGAAGCtcaattaatttgaaaaaagatAAATTACTTGATAATTTGGTTAAAAAGAAATATGGCCACAAGTCAGCTATAACACCAGACCACATTGTTGCAAGAAAGACTGTGTGAAAGATAGATAACCCTGGCTAAATGTGAATGAATCATCAAAACTGACAggtaaaagtaatggataaatagttaaaatgttaaaagtaatGCATCATTTCATGTAGTCCCTTAAGCTGTTTGTAAGTTTTTACTTAAGTTTCATGCTGATCTAGCAATGTTTCTCCTAGActgcagtaaacagctgttaatgctaacgttggctatgcagtgaaaacttacaaatagctcctttaaaacTGTAAGTTGACAGGAATTAATAAGTGGTTGAAATGTCCAGTTCCTGCAACTCCAAGTTACCAAATAGTATCCAATTTAAAATCAATTGAAATTAACACATATGGAACAAAATGGGCGGTGTTGATGAACAAGTACTTAAATTTATCTGACAAGGCTGTCATGTTGTCTCTCAATGATAAAATGTTCATACCAAGGAAGGATTACAGGATTTCTACATAAGTCTGAAGAAAAGTTGCTGCTACGTTGTTATTAGTGTTGAATCCATCTGGTCCTTTAATTTAGCCTGGGGGCTGCTGTGTTGCCACTGCATCGTACTGAGCCTGGGACTCACCAGCATAGACAGTAATGAGCCTGGCTTGTCCCCCCATAGCTGGTGATAAATGACATGGGGCCATTATGGCTCTGCTCTCTAGCATCTGATTGACAGCACAGTAGAGCAGGACTCGGCCCAGTGATTTTGTATTTGAACACATTACATGCATTGTATCTTCATACAAATGAATAATACTGTGTTGGACTGGCAAGAAATCTATTTAAGGAGATTAAGAGGAAGTTGCAAATGTAGAGAAGCGCCGCTCTTTGCATTGCATCATATTTGCCTTGTCACTCATCTGTCCAtttaactgatgttttcactttgcagGTGATTTAcgttgttgtttgtctgtttgctcaGGCTTTATGATAAAGGGATCTTGTATGTGAGAgtatatgaatatttgttaGAAGTCAGTGTCTTTAGCCAGCATTTGCTCACAGGCTAAAACCATAAAGTTGGAttacacaaactgaaatgtCCTTGAGTAAGGCACTGAATACCTGCTGCTCTGTAGCTTTGTCATTCTGAAGATAGTCAAGTACATGATAGAGACAAAAACGCATTTCTgcagtaataaaaaatgttgatgtgaTTCCTCTAATCCTCAGTTAATTACAGGGTAGGTTTCAGTCTAATGATCCAGTGATCCTGTCAATAGTTCATGAAATCAAAGACTGAAAGGCTGTGAGCAACTTCTGCAGTTGATCCTGCGCCCTGACCTCACTGTGGAGGAAGGAATGAGTCTTTTAGTTCAGGAACAAATAGAGTGTCACGCCATGAAAAGCAGCATAGAAGAAAAATACTCCTTGTGTCTGTCAGAGTGATAGTGGATGATGATTCACAGGCAGAAAACATAGCAACAGACTTTGGCAGGGACTTGGGCTCTGACTACGGAGACGAGAACCGTACAGAACGGTAGTGGAGGGAAAGCTTTGAGGCCATCTGGTTTCTCAAGAGGAAGATGCCAACTCTAGCACTGAAGTTCAATGGGTAACGTTCAGGAAGACATTGATTTCTTACTGCTTTCACCAGCCAGCCTCCATCAGCCCCCTGATGTCATTCTATCTTTATGATATGTAACTTCTCAAGttcatcaaataaaacattttacactagtttgtcttcatttcagacatttttggtgtgtgtgataCCACTATGAACTCCCAAATGAAATCTGTATACACCAGGCTCTTTAAAATACATTCCAACAGGCTTCACAGAATGACTGTTTGCCCCAACAGTGCAGCACCCTGGGCATGGCACCATGGGAAGCTGTATCAACCAGCCACTTAATATCAACCAGGGAAATTGCTGCAAATGTTTTGCTGTCAAAATGAGCTGCagagaatgaaaagcagcaTGAAGCAATTTGCTCAATAATTGTTGcaatatttcactctggaccaaagtgttggACCGACCGGCACTGCTATCCCTCGAGCCACACCGCTAATATAGCCAAAAAACTTTGGTACAGAGCTACATGAAGTTTTCTGCAGTCATCATCAGTCAGCAGCCTGTCAGATCTCAGTGTTTGCCGtttgatgtgattttgttttcatgagCGAAAAAGTCTGTAAAACAACTTTTCAAAACTTCTGACTCCCTTCTGCCAATTTATACATCTATTGATGTAAACAACACATGATTTTTCTGTactacaaaactacaaaatgcacctgaaataatgaaatgaggTACTACCAAAGTGACGCAAATGCAGCACTTCCCTGTTCAAAACTACACCACTAAACCAATTCGTGGACGACACCAGAGCCTCTTGCACCATCACAGGAGAAGCTCACAGTGTGAATGCATGGTTAGCTACTGGATTTACATccaatataaaaaaatgtttccttgttttttatTGGTGCAAATAACAAAACACCAAGTAGTGACTTTAGAGGTGTAataaagatggagaaagaaataaaatgcaaagaACATCAGGTTGACGTCCCAAACTTAAAAGTTTTGGATAGAATGCATCCCAGTAAAGGTCCCAGTACAGACAACAGGTAACTGACTAGTACAAAAGCTGCACTGAGTTAATTTGAATTGAAGAGAAAATCTCATTGTACTGCTAGTTAATTTGAATGTTGCAGTCACACTGAGACCAAATAATGAGACCAAGGATGTAATTATGTCACTACTTATCTTGTATGATCTTTTGTGCTGTTATTTAAATAGTGTTTTGCATTTAGtagtgtgtactgtatgtacgAGGCCAGTGCAGGTGAGAAACATGTACGTACCATAAAAATAAAGTAGATAAATAAActagaaaaaagacaaagttggATAAATCTGTCATTGGTCCATGTAATAATACATTAGAGAGGGAAGAATAGAAAGATAGAGAAAAGAGAAGTCATATTATAATGCAAGATACGTATTCAAAAGTTACTCAAAGTGTTAACAtttataatgataatgataCCAATAGTCTTGGTAATCAAGATTAAGTTTAAGaataagaatgtgtgtgtatgagttgaTTGTGACTACGCTTGGATCCATGGTGATGATGAttgttaattaataattattgatAATTCTACAATGTGGTAAtgtaaacagcagttaaaagCATGCGGAACACATTAACACCAGTAACAGTACAGCAAAACAGATCAAATGACATTAACAGTGATAATTCTATTGCCCCTACATGCTGATAAGCCATCAGACACACCTACTCCCAGCATGCTACAGGATGTTGAGGTTCTCTTGACACGCTTGCGGCTCAGACAGCCAGTTGAGCTGCAGACGGTTCAGCCGAACCTGCGCTCATTTTGTCACCACAATCACGCCAGCTTAGCACGCACCTGTGGTTTCAAGCCCTGCAGGTTCCAGTTTGTCTTGGCCCACTCCAAACCACAACTAAGATGCTAAGCGACAGAGCAACAGCCCCATGAGGGTTGTCTGAAACTCAGctcaggaaataaaaagagtttGGTTCAGATTGTCTGCAGCTCTTCTCCAGAACTAAGCAGAAAAACAGTCAAAGACATTTTTCTGATCTATAAATCATAAGGAAATGACACATTAACAATTAAGAAAGCCATTGTAAAGGCAGTTATAGCAGCTACTGAACTTACTAGTGAACCAGCTACACATGCGTATAATGTATCATGGGATCTTTACAACAAGGGGCGAACATAAGTGGATGTTTacagatgtttatttgtgtatctCCATGtttacttgtgtgtttttgtcattatgtctttgtggtttgtgtgtttgtattataCAGATGTTAAATATGGCTCAGGTTTATCTGAAGACAAATTGCAAAATAGTCTGTGCTGTGTCATTGTTTGAAGGCATCATGCAAAGCACTTTGAATGGCTATGAAATTAgctacacaaataaacatgccTCACTATCACACCACTGTTTATGAAtttcaataaatgtttattttgtttctttgctgctgtttacatATGCCATAGATGGTTAGAGCTGTGTTACACACCACTGACAACCACACTATCCCATACAGACTGAAACTGTtgaacagaggaagacagacatGTTGAAGAGGAGACATGGAAAGAACATGTATCCAAGAGGAAAAGAAGATggatgaaacagaagaaaatgttataagagaggaaaagatgatCTAAGCTTGACTCATGTCATGTCCCTTAAACCcaagaaaacagcagcctgtATAGCCAAGTAACAGCACAACAGTGGTTTACTATGGGTAACACTTATTAATACTGCACCCTTTATAAAGGGTCATTAAGTTATAACATGGCtttattaatgattaatgaatCATTAGCAAATGGAGATTAGCAAATTACTAACACCCACTTATTAAAACATATATCTGCAGTTGAAAAAATTGAGTTTGTAATCCATTAATAAATCCTCACTCATTTTCACTTTCTAATAAACCATCAAGTCTGCAGTCATGCATGCCGAAGTAACCTttggcaagatactgaaccccaaattgcccccGATGCTATCATCGGTGTGTggataggtgtgtgtgtgttagagtgcttATTGTATAGAACAAACACTTtaggtgaatgtgacctgtagtgtaaagcactttgagtggccaatatgaagagaaaaacaatacagaagtgcagtccatttaccattcaaATGTTAATAAGTCATTAATAAAGAGTATCAATAACCAAAGCTATGATTATGAGTATTAGTACATTGTTAATAAATAGAGTTTGGTTCAGATTGTCTGCAGCTCTTCTCCTTACTTCTGCAGAACTAAGCAGAAAAATTGTCTAATGAGTCAAAGACATTTTTCTAATCTATAAATCATAAGGAAATGACACATTAACAATTAATAAAGCCATTGGTTGCCTTCTTAATAAGACCTTCACAAGGAGCATCTTATTAGAAAGTGGCACCACATGAGAATCCCATGAGCTCTGACTGTGGAGCAATGGACTATCAATATTTACAAGTATATTACACTTAACAAAGAGAAAGACTAGTTGTAAATAGATTAGAATAGAGAGAGATTTCAGTCCAGACTGTGTGCAAACCTCATGTAGAAATAAGTGATACATTCTGAGCATGGCAACCCtaaaaaatctgttcttatgCATGCCCACTGTGTGATCTATAAAGCATTGATAGATTATTACTATTTAAACACTGATGAGCCCATTACAATTCATAAACTCATTCTGAGGGGCTGCCCTTGTTAAAGAAGTGGGGTCACCCATATGAGCATTACAATGagtgttagtgtgttttttcttattgtttctttaaaagctgtaaaaatTCTAAACGACCTGTGACTGTGGACTACACGGTCTGATTCACCATGAGCCAACATGGCCTTTTTAATTTACAAtgcaaaaaattaaataaataaataaactcatcACGGACGTGCTGTACAGCTGTAGTTAACATCTAACTCACATGTGGGAGCAGTGAACAGGCCAGCAGTGTTATCTTGCATAATTACACCACTGCCACTAATTGGCAGTTCGGCCGCAGATGCATTCAGCCGACTGATGATTATAAAGAGCGTGCTGCACCTACACACTGTGGGCAACCCACGTACAGAAAGAGCTAcgtaatctgtgtgtgtgtgtgtgtgtgtgtgtgtgtgtgtgtgtgtgtgtgtgtgtgtgttgcaggcagacagacagacagacagacagacagagcatctctcctctctcgcaTCAGCAAGCATCACGGGGTTTAAtcgctctccttctccatcaCCGAGGGCGTACAGGAGGAGGCGTCTGTCAAACCTGTGGagcgtctgtctgtctctctgtctgtgtccgTCTGTCTGTTTGGAAGACGCTACACGCGCCGTCTTtatagtagtagttgtagtttgGGGACAATAAACCGGTTTTACTGCTCTTTGGCGGAGAGCGGGGTGGGGGGGAATCTCCGCTGTCATCCCGGAAGACTCATCACAATCTCGCCTCAAAGGAAGTTGAAGCAAACAGGTGCGTGGACCACAGCTCCTTGATTTCTTGCTCTGTCTCCTGAATATAGGTATGTATATTTAAATTCTCTGTTTTAgaatatcagctgctgttaatgattttattttccccCATCGCACTAGAATGCAAAGggctagtttttttttttctacttgtttaatttaaatgaGGGTGATAGTAAATCCATTCATGGTTTCTGAGCTGGGCTGTAACCAGTTCCTACAGGTGGGGGGATTTTCAGCAGGATCAGACGGGGCTTCTTATATGAGCAGCACATATatttcagacagagaaaagtaGGGCGGTGGCATCGTTTTTGTGTCTTGTCCCTCGTTTTAATACCGAGCGCTTCAGTTGATCCGGGAGTGCCTTCTCATTGcaactgtatgtttttttttttttctttcttttcttttctttatttttcttgacaTCCtcgcagctgtgtgtgtgtgtgcgatttTTGGAGCCAATCAAGCAGCCATGGACGTGTTTAAGAAGAGTTTATCTAAAGCCAAGGATGGGGTCGTGGCAGCGGCGGAGAAAACCAAGCAGGGAGTAACTGGAGCGGCTGAGATGACGAAAGATGGGGTTATGTTTGTCGGTGGGTGCTGGGAGTTCATTTGACTGATGatcatttaatttgaaaagttATTGATCATctttattattgtcattattgtaATTTTCAGGCTGCTGTAGTCCATCATGATCATATTTTTGGACTAATTGAGCTTCACCTGCTTGTCCTTTCAGGTACTAAAACAAAGGATGGAGTCACAACAGGTAACACTGTACATTAATGCACCTAAATGCATCTGTTCCATTCAGATGTTGGTCTGGGGGGGGGAAATCTGTCTGAATTTACACATTTTGCAACCAGCCCATCTTCTACGTCTGTAGATCTTTggatataaatatagaaaatagTATGATCTCACAGCGTCTTCTGGTGGTCAGTGACAGAGATGTACTGTATCTGTGCAGGTGAGTAAGCATCATATTTCACCAACTAACTCAACACAACCAGGCCCCAAATCCCCTGTGGGCCACGCAGGCCTTGCCATTTCTCATACATAACAAGCTGAGAAGCCACCAGAGACCGCCTTCTACAGGTATCCAGGGAAATGGCTGTATTGTAGTATCCTATACAGAGCTGCACGTATACAGTTGAGAGAGAAACATATGATGGCAGAGTGTCTTATTAAAGCTTCTAAAAGAGGATGGACGATATCCTTTCTCTCAACATTAGACTCATGATCTGATAATCTGCTTTCAGGACGTCTATAGGCAGAGACGTTGCTCTGTGGCAGCTGAGTCATGATTAACACTGTTGAACTCTATCATGGTACAGTGCACAGCATTGGTTCCCAATCCTTTCAGCTTGTTGTGGCTAAGAACTAAATAATGACTACTGTAATCAGCTGTATACGTCGACTAGTTGTGAGCAGTTTTCGTCTGCAAGAAAGCCACCTGcttttaaaaatcttatttaCAACAGATCAGTTAGTCAAAACGTTTACATAAAAATTCACAGGAAACTAAAGTAAAACCAATGTGCCGATATGCAAAACCACAAATGACCCAGCAATGCAGCTCAGACAATAAAAGGCAGGGGTGAAACTCAGTGAGGACTGTTTCATGGAATGAAACACCTCCAGGCTGTTCTTGAGGTAACCAAATGACATTATAGGTGCTGATCCTGTTTTAAATAAGTCTGTAGGGCATTTCAAGAGGAGGCAGCAGGCTATTGATAACTCTCTGTAGACCATTGGTGTATTATTGCAGGTGGTAGCTTCCACCACATTTGAAATCAAACAggcaaaataacaaaagaatATAGTGGAAGTTATTTAGTGTGGTTTGacatttcattcagatttaTCTCAGTATATTAAATAAAGTGCTATTTAAGTGCTAAGTTAGTgattttgaaagaagaaatacaaataaatatataaacaccCTCACATTACGGGTATTGCAGCAACAGAAACACGTCGACAGGTAGTGATGAATataattaatcaatttatttatttactggaCTGTGACTATCATATTTTGAAACCTAATTGCTAGACTGGCAAGGAATTTCATTTGCAAATTCATGTATTTAATAGGAACAACCCTGTTGATTTTGGTGACCTCAGGGATTGTTCCTTTAGCACCTCCATCAGGTCAAATTAAGCTCAGTGAATAATAAAATGCTGCCATCAACCCAGTGTGACGCTCAGCATGAAAGAGACAGCTAGTAGTAGCTGTTTCCTGTTCAAATCTGTCACTGACCGTTCAAAACGAGTCACTAAAGGGGTAGCACCACTCAAATTACATGTCCTTCCCATCACCGTGAAAGCTTTGAAATCCAGTATTGTGAGATCTGTGTCATGCTTGTCTTTTTATACATGCCAGCCCTCACAGGTACTGAGACTCTGTAGGGATACACCCTTCTGAAatgccctccctctctcttctccttcctcttttgtcCCCTCAGTTGCAGGTAAAACTGTGTCTGGAGTGTCTCAGGTGAGTGAAGCGGTGGTTACCGGGGTTACGGCTGTGGCCCAGAAAACCGTAGAGGGTGCAGGCACTATTGTCGCTGCCACTGGACTGGTCAAGAAGGATCCAGCCAAACAAGTAAGGAAGATATCTTTGATTTAAAGTTGAGCTAGTCTGATTAGGctatttttctgctgtgataAGATCCCATACAACAGTGTCCTCTCGTGGGCTTTGGTTCTGACAGTGTCTGACAATGTGTACTGATAATCTGATTGGTGCAGTATCTCTGTGGGCAGGTAGTAAAGATAGTTCATAATACAGCTGGTGGGCTTTGTGAGCTTGGAGGGCTGACGTTGTTAGCAATTGTTAATGTGATGTAACTATTTCATTGGTCCAGATGTTACTCCATAGTGTGGTTCAAATCACGCgatgctgcattcacacaatGTCAGCAGAATGGGAAGAACAGACATGGTGGTTAGTCCTAATGCTAACTTTGGAGTCACACCAAATAACAGCCTACATTAGCTGATTTTGTTGCATTATATGCAAACATTTGTAGCAGCTAGTTACCAAGTGAAATCAGATACAAACAATGTATATCTTCTATAAAATTAGCTAAATTGACTGTAATAGTAATATAGGATTTTATCTTGATGTAATCAGTGGTCCATTTGCAGCCACTCTGCCGACAGTTTGTTAATATGTCTTCAGTTCTTCTCACCAAGTGAGAGATATTGTTGACGTCAGAAATCAACATAATATAAATAGCTTAAATAAAAAAGCAACATACAGTGAGAATtagtgctaacattagcaactTTGGGTAACTGTGTAGCAGCTAGTTTGCCTAGCTTAGCTTCCACTTGTCAAGTGGAATACAACTTAAATGGTAGAATTTGTCCTCACACATGTTGAGCGCTGTAAGGAGGCAGACATCTTTAGTTGCTAAGGTTACCAATGCTCTATGAGCTTTTtgaaacaatggaaaaaaacatcttgttgGTCTATCAGTGTTTGTAGGCTATGGAGGACTATAATGTGCCCCAGTCATTTAAACACCATGAAAACTGACATTGTGTCAGtcagctgttgccatgggaaACACCCACCCAGAGGCTCGAAGCTTAGACACTTTTTCCACAAATGTGTtcataaaaaaatgtgacaatgcATAAATACTACAgttatattttatcttttttttacacaaaaagtgacaagatccaaatttcagtttgactttaatgCTGTATGACTACACATGATGGATGCTTCTCCACAGGCATATCAATATAGGCTAGACTTAAACACACCTTTAGAAATGGTAGTTTGCAGCACAGCACATCCCTCCATTTCATGCCACTGACTGCCAGCTATAACTCTtcactgtgtcaaaatggc comes from the Lates calcarifer isolate ASB-BC8 linkage group LG9, TLL_Latcal_v3, whole genome shotgun sequence genome and includes:
- the LOC108874055 gene encoding alpha-synuclein — encoded protein: MDVFKKSLSKAKDGVVAAAEKTKQGVTGAAEMTKDGVMFVGTKTKDGVTTVAGKTVSGVSQVSEAVVTGVTAVAQKTVEGAGTIVAATGLVKKDPAKQGDDASAAQNVAESPVDTDPADATEEDSDD